A genome region from Candidatus Protochlamydia phocaeensis includes the following:
- a CDS encoding type 1 glutamine amidotransferase domain-containing protein: MERKLKDLRVAILVADGFEQVEMTEPKKALDQAGAKTTIISPAKGKVKGWNHKEWGNEFTVDKELNQAKADDYDALLLPGGVMNPDTLRMDPAAVNFVKAFVEAEKPIAAICHGPWTLINAEAVEGRTLTSWPSIKTDLINAGANWVDKQVVKDELLVTSRKPDDIPAFNTAMLEVFSQAQKVGQKH; this comes from the coding sequence ATGGAGAGAAAACTTAAAGATTTAAGGGTAGCCATTCTGGTTGCCGATGGTTTCGAACAAGTCGAGATGACGGAACCCAAAAAAGCGCTCGATCAAGCGGGAGCCAAAACGACTATTATTTCTCCTGCAAAAGGTAAAGTCAAAGGATGGAACCATAAAGAATGGGGAAATGAATTTACAGTAGACAAAGAGTTGAATCAAGCTAAGGCCGATGATTACGATGCTCTTTTGCTGCCCGGCGGAGTGATGAATCCGGACACTTTGCGCATGGATCCTGCTGCTGTCAATTTTGTAAAGGCCTTCGTTGAAGCAGAAAAACCTATTGCCGCTATTTGTCACGGTCCGTGGACTTTAATCAATGCGGAAGCTGTGGAAGGCCGAACATTGACCTCTTGGCCTTCCATTAAGACAGATCTCATCAATGCCGGCGCTAATTGGGTTGACAAACAGGTTGTCAAAGACGAGCTCTTGGTCACAAGCCGCAAGCCAGATGATATTCCGGCTTTCAACACGGCAATGCTTGAAGTATTTTCCCAAGCCCAAAAAGTCGGCCAGAAGCATTAA
- a CDS encoding cytochrome o ubiquinol oxidase subunit IV: MQGILTWRITGFVLSLILTFATYFIVLYPDSFYLKARQAAIVIFILALFQLTVQLIFFLNLWREKGPLWNLGFFLSTVFLIFTIIFFSIWIMDNLNYNMMPSLSRFAK; this comes from the coding sequence ATGCAAGGAATACTCACCTGGCGCATCACCGGATTTGTCCTATCTCTTATCCTCACCTTCGCCACTTATTTTATCGTCCTTTATCCCGACTCTTTTTATTTAAAGGCTCGGCAGGCAGCTATTGTGATTTTTATCCTAGCCCTCTTTCAGTTGACGGTTCAACTTATCTTTTTTCTCAATCTATGGCGCGAAAAAGGCCCTCTTTGGAATTTGGGCTTTTTCCTCTCCACCGTTTTTCTCATTTTTACCATTATCTTCTTCTCTATTTGGATAATGGATAATCTCAATTATAATATGATGCCCTCATTAAGCAGGTTTGCGAAATAG
- the cyoC gene encoding cytochrome o ubiquinol oxidase subunit III, translated as MESEANLTEDTKVFGFWIYLMTDLIIFAVLFAAFAVLRNSNFGGPSGRELFHLPLALAETLILLTSSFTCSLAMIAAQQKQKTPAIFWFLMTFALGMAFLFIEISEFSRLIDEGAGWQRSAFLSSFFTLVGTHGLHISIGLLWMIVAMVRIALRPLIASSLSRIFRMALFWHFLDIVWIFIFTVVYGMEYLT; from the coding sequence ATGGAAAGCGAAGCCAATTTGACAGAAGACACAAAAGTCTTCGGGTTTTGGATTTATTTAATGACCGATCTCATTATTTTTGCAGTTCTTTTTGCCGCTTTTGCCGTTTTACGCAATAGCAACTTTGGCGGCCCTTCCGGACGAGAGCTTTTTCATTTGCCATTAGCGCTTGCAGAAACGCTTATCCTGCTTACCAGCAGTTTTACCTGTTCCCTTGCCATGATTGCTGCTCAGCAAAAACAGAAAACGCCGGCTATTTTCTGGTTTCTCATGACCTTTGCATTAGGGATGGCTTTCCTCTTTATCGAGATTTCCGAATTTTCTCGCTTGATAGATGAAGGAGCCGGTTGGCAGCGAAGCGCATTTTTGTCTTCATTCTTTACGTTAGTGGGAACCCATGGATTGCATATATCTATAGGATTGTTGTGGATGATCGTCGCGATGGTCAGAATTGCGCTGCGCCCCCTTATTGCATCCAGCCTTTCCAGGATTTTTCGGATGGCCCTTTTCTGGCACTTTCTCGATATTGTCTGGATTTTCATATTTACCGTTGTCTATGGAATGGAATATCTTACATAA
- a CDS encoding cbb3-type cytochrome c oxidase subunit I, with protein MFGKLTLDALPHHWYTIGATVFIVLMGIAAAIILTKTKRWGWLWKEWLTSTDPKKIGTMYILFAALMFFRGLVDAGMIWLQQAIAADSQGYLSADHFQQIFTAHGDIMVFFVTMGFFFGLMNWIVPLQIGARDLAFPFLNSLGLWLTIAGGALINLFFMIGGDFANTGWLAFAPLSELEFNPGVGVDYLIWSLQLSGLGSLLAAINFIVTIIKKRAPGMTLMKTPLFIWTSFCGMILIISAFPVLTATTLLLWLDRFLDMHFFTTGFGGNQMMYFNLIWMWGHPEVYILVLPAFGMFSEIVATFSQKKISGYVSMVWAALAITFLSYLVWLHHFFTMGAGASVNSFFGIVTMLIAIPSGVQVFNWILTMFKGQVHFASPMYWFMGFIVLFCIGGMAGVLMAAPPADFQVHNSLFLIAHFHTMIVGVALFGIFAGITYWFPKIMGFKLDERLGKRAFWLWLIGFFVSFLPLYLLGFMGATRRLDHYSASTGWQPLYLTALLGFILISCGILTQVIQIIVSIRERKQLRDVTGDPWNGRTLEWATASPPPFYNFAVIPTVTSREEFWSMKKEGRKPSKQYKDLLLPRYTGMGIYISGFAFLLGFALVWHILWLFMVGLAGAIACVIRISFDEEMEYVLPAAEVARIEQSMGRGA; from the coding sequence ATCTTTGGAAAACTCACTTTAGATGCACTGCCTCATCATTGGTATACAATAGGGGCGACCGTTTTTATTGTGCTCATGGGAATCGCAGCAGCAATTATTCTGACGAAAACTAAGCGATGGGGCTGGCTCTGGAAGGAATGGCTTACCTCGACCGATCCCAAAAAGATTGGAACGATGTATATTCTCTTTGCCGCTCTCATGTTCTTTCGCGGATTGGTCGATGCCGGGATGATTTGGCTTCAGCAAGCGATTGCCGCAGATTCGCAAGGCTATCTTAGCGCGGATCATTTCCAACAAATTTTCACGGCGCATGGCGACATTATGGTCTTCTTTGTCACCATGGGTTTTTTCTTTGGGCTAATGAATTGGATCGTGCCGCTTCAAATCGGCGCTCGCGATCTCGCTTTTCCCTTCTTGAATTCGCTCGGCCTTTGGCTGACTATTGCCGGCGGCGCTCTTATCAACTTGTTTTTTATGATCGGCGGAGATTTTGCCAATACAGGCTGGCTGGCGTTTGCCCCGCTATCAGAGCTAGAATTCAATCCAGGCGTTGGAGTGGATTACTTGATTTGGAGTTTGCAGCTATCCGGACTTGGCAGTCTGCTTGCAGCCATCAACTTTATTGTGACGATCATAAAAAAACGGGCGCCTGGGATGACGTTGATGAAAACGCCGCTTTTCATTTGGACATCTTTCTGCGGCATGATTCTGATTATCTCCGCCTTTCCTGTCCTCACTGCAACGACACTGCTCCTTTGGCTTGACCGCTTTTTAGATATGCATTTTTTTACGACCGGATTCGGCGGAAATCAAATGATGTACTTTAATCTCATTTGGATGTGGGGCCATCCCGAAGTCTATATTTTGGTCTTGCCGGCCTTCGGCATGTTCTCGGAAATCGTCGCTACTTTTTCGCAAAAGAAAATATCCGGCTATGTGTCCATGGTATGGGCAGCGCTTGCCATTACCTTTCTTTCTTACTTGGTCTGGCTGCATCATTTCTTTACAATGGGGGCCGGCGCCAGCGTGAATTCCTTCTTCGGAATTGTGACCATGCTCATCGCCATTCCGTCTGGAGTGCAAGTCTTCAATTGGATTTTAACCATGTTTAAAGGCCAGGTGCATTTTGCTTCCCCTATGTACTGGTTTATGGGTTTTATTGTTCTTTTTTGCATAGGCGGCATGGCAGGCGTATTGATGGCCGCTCCGCCTGCCGACTTTCAAGTTCATAATAGTTTATTCCTGATCGCCCACTTCCATACCATGATTGTCGGAGTCGCCTTGTTTGGAATCTTTGCAGGGATCACCTATTGGTTTCCCAAAATCATGGGATTTAAACTCGATGAGCGGCTAGGCAAGCGTGCTTTTTGGTTATGGCTGATTGGATTTTTCGTGTCCTTCCTTCCCCTTTATTTATTGGGATTCATGGGAGCGACGCGGCGGCTTGACCATTATTCCGCATCGACCGGTTGGCAGCCTTTATATCTTACAGCCCTGTTGGGATTTATCCTTATTTCATGCGGAATCCTGACACAAGTCATTCAAATTATTGTCAGCATTAGGGAAAGAAAACAGCTGCGAGACGTAACTGGAGACCCTTGGAATGGACGGACGCTTGAATGGGCGACCGCTTCCCCTCCGCCATTTTATAATTTTGCCGTGATTCCAACTGTTACAAGCCGCGAAGAATTTTGGAGCATGAAGAAAGAAGGCCGCAAACCATCAAAGCAATATAAAGATCTTTTATTGCCCCGCTATACGGGCATGGGAATTTATATTTCAGGCTTTGCTTTCTTACTGGGATTTGCTCTCGTTTGGCACATTCTCTGGCTATTCATGGTTGGCCTTGCAGGCGCAATTGCCTGCGTGATTAGGATTTCCTTTGATGAAGAGATGGAGTACGTGCTACCCGCCGCAGAGGTTGCACGGATTGAACAATCAATGGGTCGGGGGGCCTGA
- a CDS encoding COX aromatic rich motif-containing protein, producing MRKIKFAISLFFLLSIGLVIFFILKDENALVAHPKGIVARSELNLIVTNILLMLLIVLPTLILLFIAAWKYHGKNLKAKYDPEQALGIFGELLLWIIPSIVVAVMAVITWNATHELDPYQPIRSERKPLTIQVIALDWKWLFIYPEQGIATVNFVQFPTQTPIRFALSADGSPMNSFWIPQLSGQIYSMTGMVTPLHLMADEPGEYRGRAAEINGQGYADMTFIAKSTSQPEFENWVSLVKQSPLRLTDPLYNDLVKRSQNHPITLYSSVEKNLFNKIVEKYMHPHSTKQ from the coding sequence ATGAGAAAAATCAAATTTGCTATAAGCCTTTTTTTTCTATTGAGTATAGGGCTAGTCATTTTTTTCATTTTAAAAGATGAAAATGCTTTAGTCGCTCATCCTAAAGGGATAGTTGCGCGCAGCGAGTTGAATCTCATTGTAACAAATATTCTTCTCATGCTTTTGATTGTCCTGCCAACGCTCATTTTGCTTTTCATAGCGGCCTGGAAATATCACGGTAAAAATTTAAAAGCAAAATATGATCCGGAACAAGCGCTTGGCATTTTTGGAGAGCTGCTGTTATGGATTATTCCTTCCATTGTGGTTGCAGTCATGGCAGTCATCACGTGGAATGCGACGCATGAATTAGATCCTTATCAACCTATTCGTAGCGAGCGCAAGCCCCTCACCATTCAAGTGATCGCACTTGATTGGAAATGGTTATTTATCTATCCGGAGCAAGGAATTGCCACTGTCAACTTTGTTCAATTCCCCACTCAGACTCCCATTCGCTTTGCTCTATCGGCTGATGGCTCTCCCATGAACTCATTTTGGATTCCACAGCTGAGCGGACAAATCTATTCCATGACGGGAATGGTTACGCCGCTCCACCTCATGGCCGATGAGCCCGGTGAGTATAGGGGAAGGGCGGCGGAAATCAATGGACAAGGCTATGCCGATATGACTTTTATTGCAAAGTCTACTTCGCAACCAGAATTTGAAAATTGGGTCTCTTTGGTCAAGCAATCTCCTTTACGGTTGACTGATCCCCTTTACAATGACCTTGTCAAACGCTCCCAAAATCATCCCATTACCTTATATTCATCCGTTGAAAAAAATTTATTTAATAAAATCGTGGAAAAATACATGCATCCCCATTCAACAAAACAATGA
- a CDS encoding aldo/keto reductase: MKQTIDLPAKLSGIFSLGGELPVYRLGFGAMRLTGAGIWGNPKNSKEAQAVLRRAIELGINFIDTADSYGPEVSENIIAKSLYPYPSGLVIATKGGLTRQGPNKWAPVGRPEYLIQCVEMSLRRLRLDCIDLYQFHAIDPLVRLEDSLGVLKSMQEQGKIRYIGVSNFSVSEIERARKVVEVVSVQNLYNLDNRQSESVLRYCEKHQLAFIPWYPIASGELARQGGALDKLAKLKGATPAQIALAWLLNHSPVMLPIPGTASIHHLEENTAAASLDLTNQELAQLDSLKAQE; the protein is encoded by the coding sequence ATGAAACAAACGATTGATCTGCCGGCTAAGTTATCCGGGATTTTTTCCTTAGGTGGAGAGCTGCCCGTCTATCGCCTTGGTTTTGGTGCCATGCGTCTGACCGGTGCAGGAATATGGGGGAATCCGAAGAATTCAAAAGAGGCTCAAGCAGTCTTGCGGCGAGCGATTGAGCTGGGAATCAATTTTATTGATACCGCAGATTCCTATGGACCGGAAGTGTCTGAAAATATCATTGCCAAATCCCTTTATCCTTATCCTTCAGGCCTTGTTATTGCGACCAAAGGGGGATTGACTAGACAAGGGCCCAATAAATGGGCTCCGGTTGGGCGGCCGGAATATCTCATTCAATGCGTAGAAATGAGCCTTAGGCGTTTGCGTCTAGATTGCATTGATCTGTATCAATTTCACGCAATTGATCCCTTGGTCAGATTGGAAGATTCGTTAGGTGTGCTTAAATCTATGCAGGAGCAAGGCAAAATTCGCTATATTGGCGTTTCTAATTTTTCTGTATCGGAAATAGAGCGTGCGCGAAAAGTCGTTGAAGTTGTTTCAGTGCAAAATCTCTACAATTTAGATAATCGCCAATCGGAAAGTGTGCTGCGCTATTGTGAAAAGCATCAATTGGCCTTCATTCCCTGGTATCCCATCGCAAGCGGCGAGCTTGCCCGCCAAGGGGGAGCGTTAGACAAGCTAGCTAAGTTGAAGGGCGCCACTCCGGCTCAAATCGCCTTGGCCTGGCTCCTCAACCATTCTCCTGTCATGCTGCCAATTCCCGGAACGGCTTCTATACACCATTTGGAAGAAAACACGGCTGCAGCTTCCCTCGATTTGACTAATCAAGAATTGGCCCAGCTCGATTCCTTAAAAGCTCAAGAGTAA
- a CDS encoding nucleoside deaminase yields the protein MKKDFKQEYKEAFMRRAIELSRQGAIIEKTGGVFGAVIVKDGKIIAEGYNQVIKHQDPTWHAEMQAIREACKKLGSPHLEGCVLYTSAECCPMCLAAAYWAHIDHIFYGARVEDSLKYGDFQDVNILDEIRKEPKERQIQFTEMMRPEAVEVWKAFSQMPDRARY from the coding sequence ATGAAAAAAGATTTCAAGCAAGAGTATAAAGAAGCGTTCATGCGCAGGGCTATTGAACTGAGCAGGCAAGGCGCAATTATTGAAAAGACGGGAGGGGTCTTTGGAGCGGTGATTGTCAAAGACGGAAAAATCATTGCGGAAGGATATAATCAAGTCATCAAGCATCAGGATCCTACGTGGCATGCCGAAATGCAAGCCATCAGAGAGGCGTGTAAAAAGCTGGGTTCTCCTCATTTGGAGGGATGCGTTCTGTATACGAGTGCTGAATGCTGCCCGATGTGCTTGGCGGCCGCTTACTGGGCGCACATCGACCACATCTTTTATGGAGCCCGCGTGGAAGATTCGTTGAAATATGGAGACTTTCAAGATGTCAATATTTTAGATGAAATCCGCAAGGAGCCCAAAGAGAGGCAAATTCAATTTACAGAAATGATGCGGCCCGAAGCTGTAGAAGTCTGGAAAGCATTTTCGCAAATGCCGGATCGCGCCCGTTATTAA
- a CDS encoding antibiotic biosynthesis monooxygenase: MQKPLDNGTMLLLNMHVHPQALAEFTAWLAKLNTLITASPGFISLEVLSPKEKGELWTVVQRFCDAESLSVWRSSKDYEELIAAVRELLADERLDAVQEKVVQAADLQGGVTEVFVTQISPDQEDAFRKWVAKIHQVEAQFPGFRGMYIQSPRQIKGQNWVTFLQFDTTENLDRWLSSQERQAILEESKGFISLLESHRVISPYAGWFSSLVSTEGLPPVWKQTCVVLLVLFPIVMLELKFLSPLTRSLNSSVATFIGNAISVALISWPFMPIAIGFLGWWLSPKQGKQRSVSLMGTLVILILYMCEILLFWNLL, encoded by the coding sequence GTGCAAAAGCCTTTAGATAATGGAACCATGCTGCTTCTTAACATGCATGTTCATCCTCAAGCTCTTGCGGAATTTACGGCTTGGCTAGCCAAGCTCAATACGCTTATTACGGCTAGTCCTGGCTTTATCAGCTTGGAGGTTTTGTCTCCAAAAGAGAAGGGAGAGCTGTGGACAGTTGTCCAGCGTTTTTGTGATGCAGAAAGCCTTTCTGTTTGGCGCTCTTCTAAAGACTACGAAGAGTTAATAGCTGCAGTTAGAGAACTGCTAGCGGACGAACGATTGGATGCCGTGCAAGAAAAAGTCGTGCAAGCAGCGGATTTGCAAGGCGGAGTAACGGAAGTATTTGTTACCCAGATCAGTCCTGATCAAGAAGACGCTTTTCGGAAATGGGTCGCAAAAATCCATCAGGTCGAAGCGCAGTTCCCGGGCTTTAGGGGAATGTATATCCAATCGCCCCGGCAAATTAAAGGACAAAATTGGGTGACTTTCTTGCAATTTGATACAACGGAAAATTTGGATCGTTGGCTCTCTTCTCAGGAACGACAAGCGATTCTGGAAGAATCTAAAGGGTTTATTTCTTTACTTGAAAGCCATCGCGTCATCTCTCCCTATGCCGGCTGGTTTTCGTCTTTAGTGTCAACGGAAGGCCTGCCGCCTGTGTGGAAGCAAACATGCGTTGTGCTGCTGGTGCTTTTTCCCATTGTCATGTTAGAGCTTAAATTTCTTTCGCCTCTGACACGTTCGTTGAATTCCTCGGTTGCCACTTTTATAGGCAATGCCATTAGCGTGGCATTAATTTCCTGGCCCTTCATGCCGATTGCCATTGGGTTTTTAGGTTGGTGGCTGTCTCCAAAACAAGGAAAGCAGCGATCAGTTTCTCTCATGGGAACGCTTGTGATCCTCATTCTTTATATGTGTGAAATTCTTCTGTTCTGGAACTTGTTGTAA
- the def gene encoding peptide deformylase, which produces MRQFFLILSMSLMALCSYGEESLSRQGTMEQSTTPRYLYKMLSIQDWKVSKSSPFVKLSAADKDFIHFSTDDQLDKIIDKYWGDVLSFVMLKVDTQKLPGRMVFEANPGGINRYYHLYDGAIPLDAVTESRFIERRNEQAKHDLKSLPVVQVGEPVLRQLARPLSKEDILSQDTQDLIQQMKAAMEAAPGVGLAAPQIGKALQIIVIEDKSDYHTSLTTLQLAERGRVPVPFHVIINPSLHIIEEEKVEFFEGCLSIPELIGVVPRAKTVRVECLNEMAQPVVINATGWYARILQHEIDHLNGVLFIDRAHARTLMTQDNYAKYWKNKSIFDIKKSLGIY; this is translated from the coding sequence ATGCGCCAATTCTTTCTTATCCTTTCTATGAGCTTAATGGCTCTATGCAGCTATGGTGAAGAATCCTTATCAAGGCAGGGAACAATGGAACAATCAACCACTCCGCGTTATCTCTATAAAATGCTTTCAATCCAAGATTGGAAAGTCAGCAAATCCAGCCCTTTTGTCAAATTGTCGGCTGCTGACAAGGACTTTATTCACTTTTCTACAGACGATCAGCTCGATAAGATCATAGATAAGTATTGGGGAGATGTTCTGTCTTTTGTCATGTTAAAAGTGGATACGCAAAAATTGCCAGGAAGAATGGTTTTTGAGGCCAATCCGGGCGGTATTAATCGCTACTATCACCTTTACGATGGGGCGATTCCTCTTGACGCTGTCACTGAATCGCGCTTCATTGAAAGAAGAAATGAGCAAGCGAAACATGATCTGAAGTCTTTGCCGGTTGTACAAGTCGGCGAGCCCGTGCTTCGTCAGCTTGCCCGGCCGCTATCTAAAGAAGATATTCTCAGCCAAGACACTCAAGATCTGATTCAACAAATGAAAGCGGCCATGGAAGCAGCTCCAGGAGTGGGCTTGGCAGCTCCGCAAATTGGAAAGGCCCTGCAGATCATTGTCATAGAAGATAAATCAGACTACCATACGTCCTTAACAACTCTGCAGCTTGCAGAAAGAGGGCGGGTACCTGTGCCCTTCCACGTGATTATCAATCCCAGTCTTCATATTATTGAGGAAGAGAAAGTCGAGTTTTTTGAGGGATGCCTAAGCATTCCGGAATTAATAGGGGTAGTGCCTCGGGCAAAAACAGTAAGGGTGGAGTGCTTAAATGAAATGGCTCAGCCAGTTGTCATCAATGCGACAGGATGGTATGCACGTATTTTGCAGCATGAAATCGATCATCTCAATGGAGTGCTTTTCATTGATCGCGCACATGCACGAACGCTTATGACGCAAGACAACTACGCTAAATATTGGAAAAATAAATCCATTTTTGACATTAAAAAGAGTCTAGGCATCTATTAA
- a CDS encoding DUF302 domain-containing protein — protein MEATYPFSVHWSPYSVAETVQHLDAALRAKGTPVFALIDHSGEASRVGLSLADEKLLIFGDPKVGTFLMQENPAIGFDLPLKVLVWKDASGSTQIAYTDPSVLKDRYHIEKNKEILEKMAHALSSLINEVIK, from the coding sequence ATGGAAGCGACTTATCCGTTTAGTGTTCATTGGAGTCCTTATTCAGTTGCGGAGACGGTGCAGCATCTGGATGCTGCCCTGCGAGCGAAAGGAACGCCTGTATTTGCTTTAATTGATCATTCGGGAGAGGCCAGCCGTGTTGGGCTTTCTTTAGCGGATGAAAAATTATTGATTTTTGGAGACCCTAAGGTGGGGACGTTTTTGATGCAGGAAAACCCTGCCATTGGATTTGACTTACCGCTTAAAGTACTAGTTTGGAAAGATGCATCCGGATCGACTCAAATTGCCTATACAGATCCTAGTGTATTAAAAGACCGCTATCACATTGAAAAGAATAAAGAGATATTGGAAAAAATGGCCCATGCTCTTTCTAGCTTAATTAATGAAGTAATTAAATAG
- a CDS encoding TIGR03067 domain-containing protein, giving the protein MRGINKIASFAIFLSFCSLSCFAQSKDPALSPGIIEQGDGMNKKSTARLEGKWRVIGCQLNTVWLPSPIFENFIYSFPDKEHYKLDWADLTFPKYVGGFPKSPTGRISINTNVTPNEMDLVPDTGPYAGQTLKGIFELDHDILKANFSFPDHARPKEFAAEQNQVYEIWQRL; this is encoded by the coding sequence ATGAGAGGGATTAACAAGATCGCCTCGTTTGCTATTTTTCTCAGCTTCTGCTCGCTAAGTTGTTTTGCCCAATCGAAAGATCCAGCCCTTTCACCCGGAATTATAGAACAAGGAGATGGAATGAATAAAAAATCTACCGCACGCTTAGAAGGTAAGTGGCGGGTCATCGGTTGTCAATTAAATACAGTTTGGCTTCCTTCTCCTATATTCGAGAACTTTATTTATAGCTTTCCGGATAAGGAGCATTATAAACTGGACTGGGCGGATTTGACCTTTCCTAAATATGTCGGAGGCTTTCCTAAAAGTCCAACCGGCCGCATTTCCATCAATACCAATGTCACGCCCAATGAAATGGATTTAGTCCCAGATACTGGACCTTATGCCGGGCAAACGCTAAAGGGAATCTTCGAATTAGATCACGATATTCTAAAAGCCAATTTTTCCTTTCCCGACCATGCTCGTCCTAAAGAATTTGCTGCCGAGCAAAATCAAGTGTATGAAATTTGGCAGCGTCTTTAA
- a CDS encoding NADH:flavin oxidoreductase/NADH oxidase, with protein MSAEKGTEYTTSATHAGCLAHDDHDRSFADFDLLSPLTIRGLCLRNRIAVSPMCQYSAKEGFADDWHLVHLGSRAVGGAGLIFTEATAVTAQGRISPGDLGLWDDAHIEPLERITHFIHRMDAKAGIQLAHAGRKGSCDVPWKGGESLSKGQGGWDLVAPSPIPFLDLMPQDLDKPGIQRVIQAFREAAIRAVKAGYDIIEIHSAHGYLLHEFLSPLSNKRTDEYGGSLENRMRLVCQIAQAIRSVIPQQMPLFVRLSATDWVEGGWEIQQSIELAKQLKPLGVDLIDVSSGGSVKHAKIPVGRNYQVPFAAAIREQAQILTGAVGLITDPQQANEIVTAGQADLVFIGREFLREPYWGLKAEQALNKEPKWPMQYGYAVKRHG; from the coding sequence ATGAGCGCAGAAAAAGGAACAGAATACACGACTTCGGCTACTCATGCGGGCTGTTTAGCTCATGACGATCATGACCGTAGCTTTGCTGATTTTGATTTGCTAAGCCCTTTAACGATTAGAGGACTATGCTTGCGCAACCGCATAGCCGTCTCGCCCATGTGTCAGTATTCAGCTAAAGAAGGATTTGCAGATGATTGGCATCTTGTCCACTTGGGAAGCAGGGCAGTAGGAGGGGCTGGGCTTATTTTTACTGAAGCGACCGCTGTGACGGCGCAAGGAAGAATCTCACCGGGAGATCTCGGTCTATGGGATGATGCACATATTGAGCCTCTTGAGCGCATTACACACTTTATTCATCGCATGGACGCAAAGGCTGGCATTCAGTTAGCCCATGCCGGCCGCAAAGGGAGCTGCGATGTGCCTTGGAAAGGAGGGGAAAGCTTAAGCAAGGGACAAGGAGGATGGGATCTCGTTGCGCCAAGCCCTATTCCTTTTTTGGATTTAATGCCGCAAGACTTAGACAAGCCGGGCATTCAAAGAGTCATCCAAGCTTTTCGAGAAGCGGCCATTCGCGCAGTGAAAGCGGGCTATGACATTATTGAGATCCATTCGGCTCATGGATATTTGCTTCACGAATTTCTCTCTCCTCTTAGCAATAAACGGACGGACGAATACGGAGGAAGCTTGGAAAATCGCATGCGTCTAGTATGCCAAATTGCGCAAGCGATTCGCTCTGTGATCCCTCAACAGATGCCTCTTTTTGTCCGCCTCTCTGCGACAGATTGGGTAGAAGGCGGCTGGGAGATCCAACAATCAATTGAGCTGGCCAAACAACTAAAACCTTTAGGTGTTGATTTAATTGACGTGTCTAGCGGAGGATCTGTTAAGCATGCAAAAATTCCGGTCGGACGAAATTATCAAGTTCCTTTTGCCGCAGCAATCAGAGAGCAAGCGCAAATCCTAACAGGTGCTGTTGGACTAATTACAGATCCCCAACAGGCTAATGAAATCGTGACAGCCGGCCAAGCCGATTTGGTTTTTATTGGCAGGGAATTCTTAAGAGAGCCTTATTGGGGGCTAAAGGCCGAGCAAGCCTTGAACAAAGAGCCAAAATGGCCGATGCAATATGGATATGCTGTCAAAAGACATGGATAA